The Desulfotignum phosphitoxidans DSM 13687 DNA segment TTGGGTATATTTTCACCATCATGGCGTTTTTAGGCATTTTGTTCGCCCTGAAGGTCAAAGACAATCTTCAGCATGTGTCTGCCATCATTTATGCCGGCGCCACGCTGGGTGTGGTGTTTGCGGGTGATTTTCTCACCCTGTACCTGTTCTGGGAAATCATGGCGGTCAGTTCCACGTTTCTGATCCTGGCTTCCCGCACGGATGCGGCCCGCAAAGCGGGTTTCAGGTATATTCTGGTGCATCTGATCGGCGGGCTGTTTCTGCTGGCCGGAATTGTGCTCTATATCCAGGAGACCGGCACCACGGCATTTGACTATATCGGGCTGTCCGGCACGGCGTCCTGGCTGATCTTCATCGGCATCGCCCTGAACGCGGCCGCCATTCCGCTGCATGCCTGGCTCCCGGATGCCTATCCCATGGGCACCCCCACCAGCACGGTGTTTTTGAGCGCGTTTACCACCAAATCCGCTGTGTATCTGTTGATCCGGACCTTTCCCGGCACGGAACTGCTCATCTGGATCGGGGCGTTCATGGTATTTGTGCCCATTTTTTACGCGGTCCTGGAAAATGATATCAGAAGGGTTTTGGCCTACAGTCTTTTGAACCAGATCGGGTTCATGCTGGTGGGCACGGGCATCGGGTCCCAGCTGGCGTTGAACGGGGCCGTGGCCCATGCGTTCTGCCATATCCTTTACAAGGGGCTTTTGTTCATGGCGGCCGGGTCCGTGCTCCAGATGACCGGTAAAATCAAATGCACGGAGATCGGCGGGCTGTACAAGACCATGCCCTTGACCTGCCTGTTCTGCATTGTGGGGGCGGCGTCCATTTCCGCGTTTCCGCTGTTTTCCGGGTTTGTGTCCAAATCCATGGTGGTGACGGCAACGGTGAATGAAAACCTGGTGCTGGTGTATCTGGTGTTGCAGTTTGCCTCTGCCGGCGTGTTCCACCATGCCGGGATCAAGGTGCCGTTTTTCACATTTTTCGGCCATGATTCGGGCATCCGGGCCAAGGACCCGTCCTGGAACATGGTGCTGGCCATGGGGCTGGCCGCATTTGCCTGCATTTTCATCGGTGTGTTTCCCCAGCCTTTGTATAATCTTCTGCCCTTTACCGTGGATTACATCCCCTACACCGGGGCCCATGTGGTGGGCCAGCTCCAGCTGCTCATGTTCGGGGCTCTGGCCTTTGCCCTGCTGATTCTGTCCGGGTATTATCCGCCTGAAATCAAATCCATCAACCTGGATGTGGACTGGACCTACAGAAAACTGGGAAGCGCCGTCTACAAGGTGCTGGACACAAGCCTGAACACGGCAAACCGCAGGGCCGAAGCGATACTGATGACTGGGGTCAAAGGCGGCAGCGGATTTTTCCGTCAGATCACAGTGCATCTGGTCCTGTTTTTTTCCGTCAACCTGTGGCTGCTCCAGGGGTACAGGGACAAACATCTGGCCTTGAAAAAACAGCGGCTGTATGATGATGTGGTCCAGGGGACGCTTCCTGTGGGTATCGGCGCAGCCGTGGCCGTATCGTTTGTTGTTCTGATATATGTATTAACGTAAACCAAGGCAATCTGTAAGGACTTACCATGGTAAAGATACAGGATTTAAGACATATCCACATGCTGGAACAGATGCCGGCGCATTTGCTGGCCCTGATCGGTCAGGAAGCGCAGCTTTCCATTTTCAGCAGCGGCACCTGCCTGTTCAAGGCAGGGGAAAAGGTGGACACTTTTTATATGGTCATCATGGGCCAGGTGGCGTTGACCGTGGCCCTGAACCCGGATATCGACGTGGTCCTGGAAAATATCCAGTCCGGCCGCACCTTCGGGTCTTCGGCATTGATCTCCGGCGGTCCGGCCACATATACGGCCATTTGTCAGGAACCCTGTGAAACCATCACTTTGTCGGGTTCGCGCATGCAGAAACTGTTTGAAACCAACGA contains these protein-coding regions:
- a CDS encoding Crp/Fnr family transcriptional regulator, whose protein sequence is MVKIQDLRHIHMLEQMPAHLLALIGQEAQLSIFSSGTCLFKAGEKVDTFYMVIMGQVALTVALNPDIDVVLENIQSGRTFGSSALISGGPATYTAICQEPCETITLSGSRMQKLFETNDELAFYLMAGVARQYKNSMDTRAKMILKTLARHPEMKASIHDIDKLTPAY
- a CDS encoding Na(+)/H(+) antiporter subunit D, with the translated sequence MTGNLLPPALIFIVAALLIPFLRGKTQSGYMLLIPVVSLLIIMNAPMGRIWTFDFWGYTLIMGRIDKLSLVFGYIFTIMAFLGILFALKVKDNLQHVSAIIYAGATLGVVFAGDFLTLYLFWEIMAVSSTFLILASRTDAARKAGFRYILVHLIGGLFLLAGIVLYIQETGTTAFDYIGLSGTASWLIFIGIALNAAAIPLHAWLPDAYPMGTPTSTVFLSAFTTKSAVYLLIRTFPGTELLIWIGAFMVFVPIFYAVLENDIRRVLAYSLLNQIGFMLVGTGIGSQLALNGAVAHAFCHILYKGLLFMAAGSVLQMTGKIKCTEIGGLYKTMPLTCLFCIVGAASISAFPLFSGFVSKSMVVTATVNENLVLVYLVLQFASAGVFHHAGIKVPFFTFFGHDSGIRAKDPSWNMVLAMGLAAFACIFIGVFPQPLYNLLPFTVDYIPYTGAHVVGQLQLLMFGALAFALLILSGYYPPEIKSINLDVDWTYRKLGSAVYKVLDTSLNTANRRAEAILMTGVKGGSGFFRQITVHLVLFFSVNLWLLQGYRDKHLALKKQRLYDDVVQGTLPVGIGAAVAVSFVVLIYVLT